A genomic region of Canis aureus isolate CA01 chromosome 16, VMU_Caureus_v.1.0, whole genome shotgun sequence contains the following coding sequences:
- the LOC144285253 gene encoding olfactory receptor 1P1-like — MERGNQTSSFEFLLWGLSERPEQQNILFLLFLWIYVITVAGNLLIVLAIGTDARLHTPMYFFLASLSCADILFTSTTVPKALVNIQTQSRSISYTGCLVQLYFFLTFGDMDIFLLATMAYDRYVAICHPLHYKMIMSRRRCTLLVTACWILTSLVAMTHTFLIFRLNFCSKKIIPDFFCDLGPLMKVSCSDTQVNELVLLFLGGAVILIPFILILVSYMHIVSAILRVPSAQGRHKTFSTCGSHLAVVALFFGTVIRAYLCPSSSSSNSIEEDTAAAVMYTVVTPLLNPFIYSLRNKDMKCALGRFLRGKVFFSWGQ; from the coding sequence ATGGAAAGAGGGAACCAGACCAGCAGCTTTGAGTTCCTCCTCTGGGGACTCTCAGAGCGGCCAGAGCAGCAGAATATCCTTTTCCTGCTGTTCCTGTGGATATATGTGATCACTGTGGCTGGAAACCTGCTCATTGTCCTGGCCATTGGTACTGATGCACGCCTCCACACACCTatgtacttcttccttgccagccTTTCCTGTGCAGACATCCTTTTCACCTCCACCACTGTGCCCAAGGCCTTGGTTAACATCCAGACCCAGAGCAGGTCCATTTCCTACACGGGATGCCTGGTTCAGCTCTACTTCTTCTTGACTTTTGGGGACATGGACATCTTTCTCCTGGCCAcaatggcctatgaccgctatgtggccatctgccaccCTCTCCACTACAAGATGATCATGAGCCGCCGGCGCTGCACCCTCCTGGTTACTGCTTGCTGGATCCTTACAAGTCTTGTTGCCATGACCCACACTTTCCTCATCTTTCGACTTAACTTTTGCTCTAAGAAAATCATTCCTGACTTCTTCTGTGATCTGGGACCCCTGATGAAGGTGTCTTGCTCTGACACTCAAGTCAATGAGCTTGTGCTCCTCTTCTTGGGGGGAGCAGTCATTTTAATCCCCTTCATTCTCATCCTGGTCTCTTATATGCACATCGTTTCAGCCATCCTCAGAGTCCCCTCCGCCCAGGGAAGGCACAAGACCTTCTCTACCTGTGGGTCACACCTTGCTGTTGTTGCTCTGTTCTTTGGGACAGTGATCAGGGCTTATCTGTGTCCTTCATCATCTTCCTCCAACTCCATAGAAGAGGATACAGCAGCTGCTGTCATGTACACAGTGGTAACTCCCCTGCTGAACCCCTTCATTTATAGCCTGCGGAATAAAGACATGAAGTGCGCCTTGGGGAGATTTCTCAGAGGCAAAGTCTTCTTTTCATGGGGCCAGTGA